One genomic window of Evansella cellulosilytica DSM 2522 includes the following:
- a CDS encoding ABC transporter ATP-binding protein, protein MEKVHIQNVEKTFNDKEKGQSFTVFDNISLTIESGEFVSLLGPSGCGKSTLLNIVAGLDRATEGEVLVGEKKVTRPGSDRGVVFQEAALMPWLTALDNVAFPLRKKMSKSEAKDHAKKYLKLVHLSKFIDSFPHELSGGMKQRVSIARALAMDPNILLMDEPFGALDEQTRSMLHRELQFIWEETKKTIIFVTHNIREAIMLSDRIVLMGTRPGGIRKIYPVDLPRPRIPSSPEFTQLEEDIMSILGGEIEKVMREEMGDDFNSKKASLLYGTDRNLGDHI, encoded by the coding sequence ATGGAAAAAGTACATATCCAAAATGTTGAAAAAACCTTTAATGATAAAGAAAAAGGCCAATCTTTTACCGTGTTTGATAATATATCATTAACCATTGAATCTGGAGAATTTGTCTCCTTACTTGGGCCTTCTGGCTGTGGGAAGTCAACATTATTAAACATTGTTGCAGGTTTAGATCGAGCAACTGAAGGTGAAGTGCTTGTGGGTGAAAAAAAGGTAACTCGACCAGGATCTGACAGGGGCGTTGTTTTTCAGGAGGCTGCACTTATGCCTTGGCTTACTGCTTTAGACAATGTTGCATTTCCTTTGCGAAAAAAAATGAGTAAATCAGAGGCAAAAGATCATGCAAAGAAATACTTAAAGTTAGTACATTTAAGCAAGTTTATAGATTCTTTCCCTCATGAATTATCAGGAGGGATGAAACAACGGGTATCGATAGCGAGAGCATTGGCCATGGACCCAAATATATTATTAATGGATGAACCGTTCGGTGCGCTAGATGAACAGACGAGATCAATGCTTCATAGAGAGCTACAATTTATATGGGAAGAAACGAAAAAAACGATCATATTTGTGACACATAATATTCGCGAAGCAATTATGTTATCTGATCGAATTGTTTTAATGGGAACACGTCCAGGTGGTATTAGAAAAATTTATCCTGTTGATCTTCCGCGACCACGAATTCCGTCCTCTCCAGAATTCACTCAATTAGAAGAGGATATTATGTCTATTCTTGGTGGAGAGATAGAGAAAGTAATGAGGGAGGAAATGGGTGATGACTTCAATAGTAAGAAGGCTTCTCTTCTTTACGGCACTGATCGTAATCTGGGAGACCATATATAG
- a CDS encoding ABC transporter permease, with protein MTSIVRRLLFFTALIVIWETIYRLNLQLEFRTTTLFPSPIGAVQQLYIGFFETGILRVALIESLQRISIGFILAVMIGLCLGILIGISKLADETIGTLVIALQSVPSIVWLPISFVIFGANTGAIIFIVVLGGTWAMTMNVRMGIKNVQPILIRAAKTMGYNRTEVIWKVMIPASIPSALTGARLAWAFGWRALMAAELIGRGGLGRTLMDARDFYNMDLVVSIMIIISVIGLIVEYFFFSKIEKRVLSRWGLSKA; from the coding sequence ATGACTTCAATAGTAAGAAGGCTTCTCTTCTTTACGGCACTGATCGTAATCTGGGAGACCATATATAGATTAAATTTACAATTAGAATTTAGAACAACGACATTATTTCCATCGCCAATTGGTGCGGTACAACAACTCTACATTGGATTCTTTGAAACCGGTATTTTAAGAGTTGCACTTATAGAGAGTTTGCAAAGAATCTCTATTGGATTTATTTTAGCTGTTATGATTGGGCTATGCCTCGGTATTTTAATAGGTATTTCAAAATTAGCTGATGAAACAATTGGAACATTGGTCATTGCACTTCAATCAGTTCCGAGTATCGTATGGCTCCCAATTTCTTTTGTTATTTTTGGAGCTAACACTGGAGCAATTATTTTTATCGTTGTACTTGGTGGTACTTGGGCTATGACAATGAATGTTCGAATGGGAATAAAAAATGTCCAACCAATTTTAATTAGAGCTGCAAAAACGATGGGTTATAACCGTACTGAGGTCATATGGAAAGTAATGATCCCAGCATCGATACCGTCTGCATTAACAGGAGCCCGGTTAGCATGGGCGTTTGGTTGGCGCGCATTAATGGCAGCTGAATTAATTGGAAGAGGTGGATTAGGAAGAACATTAATGGATGCAAGAGATTTTTATAATATGGACTTAGTTGTATCAATTATGATTATCATTTCCGTAATTGGACTAATTGTAGAATATTTCTTCTTCAGTAAAATTGAAAAACGTGTATTATCCCGTTGGGGACTATCAAAAGCATAA
- a CDS encoding aliphatic sulfonate ABC transporter substrate-binding protein, producing MKKLRVLLFSILTLLFITACGQSDNGNSGASGDKNGDVTIGYFPNLDHAAGIIGKEKGYFAEEITDYNVDFQNFPNGNDFIDALDTGGIDLGYVGPGPAINYFLSGGDVVVIGAAANGATLIVSREDSGIYDLEDFDGKSFCTPGNGCTHNVQLEIMLNEIGLVSNRLGGTVEHQSRINPATMVGMFEQGEIDAAAAPEPWGTLLVEEHNANVVVEWNEVFLGEELASVVIVTTSEYLENNPEVVEQALRAHKRAVDYAHENTEDTLKTVNDLIFDLTQSRLPEHVLEKAWDRMAVTTETHGDALQAWATASYELQFMDVDPNLDGFVDTSILDRIVSE from the coding sequence ATGAAAAAATTACGAGTTTTATTGTTTAGTATTCTTACTTTATTATTTATAACTGCATGTGGGCAAAGTGATAATGGAAATAGTGGGGCATCAGGAGATAAAAATGGGGATGTTACAATTGGTTACTTTCCTAACTTAGATCATGCTGCTGGAATTATCGGAAAAGAAAAAGGTTATTTCGCAGAAGAAATTACAGATTACAATGTAGATTTTCAAAACTTTCCAAATGGGAATGATTTTATAGATGCATTGGACACTGGAGGAATTGATTTAGGATACGTAGGGCCAGGGCCTGCGATTAATTACTTTTTATCTGGAGGAGACGTAGTAGTTATTGGTGCTGCGGCAAACGGAGCAACATTAATTGTTTCTAGAGAAGATTCTGGTATTTATGATCTTGAAGACTTTGATGGAAAATCATTTTGTACACCGGGTAACGGTTGTACGCATAACGTACAATTAGAAATTATGCTTAATGAAATTGGACTTGTATCAAACCGACTTGGTGGGACTGTTGAGCACCAATCTCGTATTAATCCTGCAACGATGGTTGGAATGTTTGAACAAGGTGAGATTGATGCAGCTGCAGCACCAGAGCCATGGGGTACATTACTTGTAGAAGAACATAATGCAAATGTTGTAGTAGAATGGAATGAAGTGTTTTTAGGAGAAGAATTAGCAAGTGTTGTTATCGTTACTACGAGTGAATATTTAGAAAATAACCCTGAAGTAGTAGAACAGGCTCTAAGAGCGCATAAGCGAGCAGTGGATTATGCACACGAAAACACGGAAGATACTTTAAAGACAGTTAACGATTTAATTTTTGATTTAACACAAAGTCGTCTGCCTGAACATGTTTTAGAAAAAGCTTGGGACCGTATGGCTGTGACAACAGAAACTCATGGAGATGCACTACAAGCATGGGCTACCGCATCCTATGAATTACAGTTTATGGACGTAGATCCAAACCTTGATGGTTTTGTTGATACATCGATTTTAGATCGGATTGTAAGTGAATAA